gtgaacagagtttcccatggtggcggtggggttatggtatgggcaggcataagctacggacaacgaacacaattgcattttatctatggcaatttgaatgcacagagataccgttacgagatcctgaggctcattgtcgtgccattcatccgccgccatcacctgtttcagcatgataatgtacagccccatgtcacatggatctgtacacaattcctggatgctgaaaatgtccATCTTCTTCATTGGCCTGCATACTCCCCAGACATGACACCCATTGAGCAGTTTGAGATGCTATGGATCAACGTGTACAGCAGCTTGTTCCAGTtgccaccaatatccagcaacttcgcacagccattgaagaggagcgggacaacattccacaggccacaatcaactctaTTCAAAAGAAATGCGTCAcattcccagtcatttgaaatccatagattagggcctaatacaatcattttaaatggactgatttccttatgaactgtaacgtagtaaaatctttgaaattgttgcatgttgagttcaTATTTCTACTCAGTGTAGAATGAAGAATCCTTTGTGTCTAGTATATTTCTATCCGCAAACAGCCAGAACTTATTTGCACCAAGTGGCTCCAGTGTAACAGACTATTTCCCCTTTTTGTCTAAAGCCGGATTGGCTGTTACGTGACCGTCTTTCAAAACATTTCCAACCTGAGGGATGTCTTCTATAAGGAAATGAGCGTGGTGAGGTTGTTTTTTTCCTACACTCTAAATATGGATTTTATTCTCCCAAAAGGAATAAAGCTATTAAAGTATTTTTTGACACGTCTGTATCACTGATATAAATAATAGATGTTACTCTGTGTGATGTCATATGGCATCTCACTGTTCAGATTAAGAAATGTACTGCAGGTCAACTGAAATTGACTAATAGAATAACCACGGTTGATTGCAGCTGAACCATGAGCTTTACAGTGTGATGAAGAAGCTGGAGACTCAGCATTCAGGAAAAGCGTTCATCATCAAGGGCCTCAACAGGTCAGTTGTTTTAGATGACCATGAGAATGCATCACATTGGTTTAACCTCTCATAGTCCatatgtgatatactgtatatattgctAATCAAGTAAAAGTCAACATTCATTTTATTTTCAATTGAGAAAACAAATATTTACTCTTGACTTTCTCTCAATAAGTCTGAAATTTGGGAAATTATCTGAGAATATCAGACCCAACGTTCTGCCACCAGCCAGATCGACtcaccctctatctcctctcttagCACCAAGTCCAAGAAGAAGAAATCCCTGCTCATCTCAGCACCCATCCCCTGTAACACTGCCTTCCCCTCGGACTACACATCCCTCCATGCATCCGCAGCCCCCGAAAACAGCAAAGAGACTGTCCTGTCCAGCCACGAGACCCACACCCAGAGCATCTCTGAGGAGCACGTTTCCCTTGCAGGAGAGGCAGATGAGGGCACTCACAGCGTCCTCACGTCAGAAACGTCCGACTTCTCAGACGAGCTTAGCTCCAACGGCGCTGCTACGCCCAACAGACGGTCGGCGTGTGACAGCGACAACGGGGTCGGAAGCGACATCGCATCAGAGGGTCTGAGTGATGTCCCAGAGGGTGGGGCTTCAGAGGAGCAGGGCCCTAGCCAATCCGTCGGAAAAGGGCAAGTTCAAAGGTCAGAGGTGACTGGGTGTGAAGTCACAATCAGTCAGGAGGCTCTTCCAATGTCCACAGAGAGCGACGGACCACATGACACTGAGCAGGATAGTGCGCCTGTTTCTCCAGAGAATGGTAAAGCCAAGCTCCCACCTCGTCCTGCTCCACGCTGCTCCTTCCCCCCCTCTGAGAGGCACTCCTTCCCTCCTGCGGAGGCCAGCCAGGTGGAGAcgaaggtggaggagggagaaggggcttCCCAGGCCCTGCAGGTAGGTGATACAAAGAGGACTGGAAATTACTCAAACTCCCAGAATCCACCTGGTTTCCTTATCAAGGTGATTCTCTATTGTAGTAGTGGTACTCTCTTTATAATATATTATAGTTTTAATTCAACGTTACTATTAGCATTTCTGCTGAGTGTCTAACAAAGTTGTTTATGTGGCGCTGTGATTGATATCAGGGAGTGGCGCTGGAGGGTCACGCTTCAGAAGACGGGACGCTGCAGTTTGATGTGGAAGACGTGATTCTCATGTTCGCCGACACAGAGGAGaaggtatgtttgtgtgtatatttgtatgtatgtcagcctctttctctttctccctctgtgccacacacagactgtcacacacactgcccccccccccccccccccccccctcaaaatggacaaaatatatttttttaaatctcaccgatctacacacaataccccataatgacaaaatgtaaacatgtttttagacatgaGTCAATACggtgtcaatactttgtagaagcatctttggcggcgattacagctatgagtcATCTGGGGTATGTCTTcgttgcacatctggatttggggattttcttccttgcagattttctcaaactctgttaagttagatggggagtggcggtgaacagcaatcttcaagtttttccacagattttcaatgggattcaagtctgggctttggctgggccactcaaggactttcacattcttgttctgaagccattcctgcgttgctttggttgtatgcttggggtcattgtcctgttggaacgtatGTCTGtcatttgcactctgaagcagatTCTCATCaacctgtatttggctccattcatcgtTCCCAGTATCCagactcccagtccctgtcgcaaaatagcatccccatagcatgatgctgccaccaccatgcttcacgttagggatggtgttagatgggTGATTAGCtttgcctggttttctccagacatagtgcTTCACTCAAGCCAAAGAgtaacatttttgtctcatcagaccacagaatctttcgCTTTATGACCTGTCTTTcctgtgcctttttgcaaacttgCATGCTATCATGCCTTTTTCtcagtggcttctgtctggccactctctcataaaaagtgttcgatggggttgaggtcagggctctgtgcaggagaGTCAAGTTCTAACACACCAATCTCGGCATTTTCATGCTCAAATGGGAAAGAGCgttccacaaactgttgccacaaagttggaagcacagaataatctagaatataattgtatgctgtagcattaagatttcccttcactggaactaaggggcctagcctgaaccatgaaaaacagcccaagaccattattccttctccaccaaactttacagttggcactatgcattcgagtaggtagcgttctcctggaatccgccaaactcagattcgtccatcggactgccagatgaagaagtgtgattcatcactccagagaacgcgtttccactgctccagagtccaatggcggcgagctttacaccactccaggcgacacttggcattgcgaatggtgatcttaggcttgtgtgcggctgctcggcca
This is a stretch of genomic DNA from Oncorhynchus clarkii lewisi isolate Uvic-CL-2024 chromosome 17, UVic_Ocla_1.0, whole genome shotgun sequence. It encodes these proteins:
- the LOC139370738 gene encoding bridging integrator 2-like gives rise to the protein MAENKMGQNIGAGAGILAKRVQKSLNRAQEKVMQKLGKNMETKDEQFEQYSQNLLKQQNDGGRLFKEVQAYFRAVKVMHETSKRLSQTLRDVYEPDWQGGEDLSVIMESEDLLWNDYEEKLTDQIVRTMENYTGQFHEVKERLAKRGRKLVDYDSSRHHLEALQNAKKKDDAKITKAEEEFNIAQSVFEEINKEMREELPVLYQSRIGCYVTVFQNISNLRDVFYKEMSVLNHELYSVMKKLETQHSGKAFIIKGLNSTKSKKKKSLLISAPIPCNTAFPSDYTSLHASAAPENSKETVLSSHETHTQSISEEHVSLAGEADEGTHSVLTSETSDFSDELSSNGAATPNRRSACDSDNGVGSDIASEGLSDVPEGGASEEQGPSQSVGKGQVQRSEVTGCEVTISQEALPMSTESDGPHDTEQDSAPVSPENGKAKLPPRPAPRCSFPPSERHSFPPAEASQVETKVEEGEGASQALQGVALEGHASEDGTLQFDVEDVILMFADTEEKQESIAKGVREKACIQQGDLSDSE